Proteins from one Parasteatoda tepidariorum isolate YZ-2023 chromosome 4, CAS_Ptep_4.0, whole genome shotgun sequence genomic window:
- the LOC107439643 gene encoding uncharacterized protein isoform X2, whose translation MASSRSKVWGPTHPSAAFLIKCAKEKEKLRCTLQNQLQEHMLCMLQSDLFSDILIGVSNFKQHNLNEENIENQQKHPDLPHLIHSHKTLLKVRTPAFYNHLTDHKEINIGVESYNSYLQEAELDQFLRRVYTDDDIRKQECETIHLSRKYIELICHNKGPLNKHVLEVDEFEKESVNSTCTDSFVTPKTSPVSPERKSDVPTMFRSAQSRIEKQKGILGNELPSAAEMKSKKVENINSNNIDQAQENDSDIFVSSKASVVEKKETKNLNLFNNDGSLNQSRESEFSLHIDLSNSDQESDSDDYPVVGSMVRSNTFDLETQGSLEEAIDDNSDWSYKDLIGKNSEERETPELQIREHLPSKRAESSGFFLHDHTPSPKSNIFRNTFLKDSYYNSAQETCFSSPNSGVQYRRIDGSMSDSGFMSHSTYSLMSDTPYPNSVSSSLIMSSEGVSNSPISNANVNSTGNIPNSVKSELPGSMFPFYIDIKKLSPPTPAANKIKKSSPSQTYMYIDAKSPKIIYSSKTRPPLLNSSYEELFTEITPENDYHKKEPLMKAQSTSRLDAYCYEQKQFELSSRNEKLRPQSCYMYVDLDSVEYDPKNDPSGARLKRPMNKAETTSVSMFIDLNEDFKEDVSTSVKNSVWDRESHQIDQHVIVKKDRQRSSTFNARRRKLSDPSLNSFQGNVENRVRYFSLTREGKSNFGADHSLNLQENFMRLKSSSQRKSRSAHRYSDGVYYDHFSPIRISNNVYRADDEKICNNSKAYMTQHIKFDNQASKLIEQLKNESSGSCSDLGKDDIQNKFLSDEKVRWKSTGDMAKTKSLNNSEENGLLPMSPILRRKNNSSEATKPPSPPISVKASTKPQDVDAMTFPKSIRDDSPKICNRETKDDNKDSKPGFPSPLAVRKKADISDDSKSSTDSLQSVTKPGFPSPLATRKKADKSDDSKSSTDSLQRAADTVSFNQTFPKSNDLHNNRNNLAGDIVLESVKEKVTNFSPLGLSLSCEFEDDSETMYSEVSDVSSSLGGVASLERRWRETQNQQSEFADINVKSTQRILEACSKLGEDLLRMFLEEIDTDITIEVEGKNIKAHRCILSVRCQYFSNLLKSNEILKDNSSIKLEGFSYLSVHFALCHIYSGAMNIPKDCDITELTHLADMLYLKSLRDVIVFHLKMHYCHFFHRPCLQCSQGVVECLPLVSACGLNELRDKCIYWLGKNFTRTWTNKSFASLPEELRDLCYEVTVLNLTIETVIDMTLNCDRLINTLPQLKWTEPIFGMITKLLQDCIHFMAKNFNQILKSEGFLALGKGLSWNVTALEEDIISAIELTAPDMTCKSFDTVNQLIQLAESIENIDSGMFTQNFVDLLHKISRHCERYLIQNANKVVHCQSWAYLAPHVQKRIRDAAVIVFEFEKPTAPPPRLSSLQRKLKKQNETEEPICIERSTYPKKGKSPNRKQQQEISPKNNPQCNPEVPERNVLRRDSDCILKKIVSPIKEEVNYNSIDNSSHDLSYDIPPCVPHQSQLRNNLLNRVYLDAHEEDSLRDLQDLPQDQTQSNHYEPESESQMISSIASLELDDSKSPAHCSDNPDSLEANEEISTDNGSSQEKGANEKPEVVNKNSIESVKKGKTEIPVKANSPPPSIPQPTLIIQTKEQKSNSKIPNQEEKVIREKSPVKRSLVPTLKTYTSEEKLPLTSDLKGKDLVAEIDADSRMVSHCLQEAEMLEQQLSRKLQRQHQDGSTTGSLYLNSPARIQMPSDHKTAKTYGSRLQKASSTSQIKNLVTGSSRGRSPGRTIKSNASSPSVGHPPKLVKCSESVKDKMPVRKSSVSPKNTGLPNSSYRPGEAVSKQGPISVHLASKRMPTRVNRSKIITVTNARTSASGSK comes from the exons ATGGCCAGCTCAAGAAGTAAAGTATGGGGACCAACACATCCGAGTGCAGCCTTTCTAATAAAATGtgcaaaagagaaagaaaagctACGATGTACCCTGCAGAACCAACTTCAAGAGCATATGTTATG tatGCTACAAAGTGATCTGTTTTCTGACATTTTGATTGGTGTGAGCAATTTCAAgcaacataatttaaatgaagaaaatattgaaaatcagcaGAAACACCCAGATCTCCCGCATTTAATACACTCCCATAAAACTCTTCTGAAAGTAAGAACACCAGCTTTCTATAATCATCTAACTGACcacaaagaaataaacattGGAGTTGAATCCTATAATTCATATTTGCAAGAAGCTGAGTTAGACCAATTTTTGAg gagAGTTTATACTGATGATGATATCAGGAAGCAAGAATGTGAAACTATTCATCTAAGTCGAAAATACATTGAATTAATTTGCCACAATAAAGGGCCACTAAATAAGCATGTTTTAGAAGTTgatgaatttgaaaaagaatctgTAAATTCTACTTGTACAGACAGTTTTGTTACCCCCAAAACCAGTCCGGTTTCTCCTGAAAGGAAATCGGATGTTCCCACCATGTTTCGCTCTGCCCAAAGTAGGATAGAAAAGCAGAAAGGCATTCTTGGGAATGAACTGCCTTCTGCTGCCGAAATGAAATCTAAGAAAGTTGAAAACATTAACTCTAATAATATAGATCAAGCACAAGAAAATGACTCCGATATTTTTGTATCGTCTAAAGCCTCCGTCGTCGAAAAAAAGGAgactaaaaatttgaatttgtttaataatgatGGAAGCTTAAATCAATCACGTGAATCTGAATTTTCACTTCATATAGATTTATCAAATTCCGATCAAGAATCTGATTCAGATGATTATCCCGTTGTTGGAAGTATGGTCAGAAGTAATACTTTTGATCTAGAAACGCAAGGCTCTTTGGAAGAAGCTATCGACGATAATAGTGACTGGTCATATAAGGacttaattggaaaaaattctgaagaaagaGAAACTCCAGAACTGCAAATAAGAGAACATTTACCTTCTAAAAGAGCTGAGAGCTCTGGATTTTTTCTGCATGACCATACTCCATCTCCTAAATCTAATATCTTCcgcaatacttttttaaaagattcataTTATAATTCTGCCCAAGAAACTTGTTTCAGCTCTCCTAATTCAGGTGTTCAATATCGTAGAATCGATGGCAGTATGAGTGATTCTGGTTTTATGTCTCATAGTACATATAGTTTGATGTCTGATACACCATACCCGAATTCTGTTTCATCTTCTCTAATCATGTCATCAGAAGGTGTGTCCAATTCACCAATCAGTAATGCAAATGTAAACTCCACTGGTAATATACCAAACTCAGTAAAATCTGAGTTACCTGGATCAATGTTTCCCTTTTACATTgacattaaaaaactttcaccACCTACTCCTGCAGCGAACAAGATCAAAAAATCTAGCCCTTCTCAGACATATATGTATATTGATGCCAAATCtccgaaaataatttattcttcaaaaacaaGACCGCCACTGCTAAACAGTTCTTATGAAGAGCTGTTCACAGAAATCACCCCAGAGAATgattatcataaaaaagaaCCATTAATGAAAGCACAGTCTACCTCTCGGCTTGATGCTTACTGTTACGAGCAAAAACAGTTTGAGTTGTCATCGAGGAATGAAAAATTACGACCACAGTCTTGTTACATGTACGTTGACCTGGATTCAGTGGAATATGATCCGAAGAATGATCCCTCTGGTGCGAGATTGAAACGTCCTATGAATAAAGCAGAAACAACATCTGTATCAatgtttatagatttaaatgaagattttaaagAGGATGTTAGCACCAgtgttaaaaattctgtttgggATCGAGAATCACACCAAATTGACCAACATGTGATAGTGAAAAAAGATAGACAACGGAGTTCTACATTCAATGCTCGAAGACGAAAATTATCAGATCCCTCATTAAATAGCTTTCAGGGAAATGTGGAAAATAGAGTGAGGTATTTTTCTCTTACTCGAGAGGGTAAAAGCAACTTTGGCGCTGATCATTCTCTGAATCTCCAAGAAAATTTTATGCGTTTGAAAAGCTCAAGTCAAAGAAAATCTCGAAGTGCTCATAGATATTCAGATGGAGTATATTATGACCATTTCTCACCGATTCGAATCTCAAATAATGTGTATCGGGctgatgatgaaaaaatatgtaataattcaaaagcttaTATGACTCAACACATAAAGTTTGATAACCAAGCTTCCAAACTTATTgaacagttaaaaaatgaatcttCAGGTAGTTGTTCTGATTTAGGCAAGGATgacatacaaaataaattcttatctGACGAAAAAGTACGTTGGAAATCAACTGGTGATATGGCAAAGACTAAGAGCTTAAATAACAGTGAAGAGAATGGTCTTCTCCCTATGAGTCCTATTTTGCGTCGAAAAAACAATAGTTCAGAGGCAACAAAACCACCCTCTCCGCCTATTTCTGTAAAGGCTTCAACAAAGCCCCAGGATGTTGATGCTATGACGTTTCCAAAATCAATAAGGGACGACAGCCCCAAAATCTGTAACAGAGAAACCAAAGATGATAATAAGGATTCTAAACCTGGATTTCCTAGTCCCTTAGCAGTTCGAAAGAAAGCAGATATATCTGATGATTCCAAAAGTTCTACTGATAGTCTTCAATCAGTAACTAAACCAGGATTTCCTAGTCCTTTAGCAACCCGTAAGAAAGCAGATAAATCAGATGACTCAAAAAGTTCTACCGATAGTCTTCAACGAGCAGCGGATACTGTAAGTTTTAATCAAACATTCCCTAAATCAAATGATCTCCACAACAATAGAAATAATTTGGCTGGTGATATTGTCCTTGAATcagttaaagaaaaagttacaaaCTTTTCTCCTCTTGGCCTATCACTGTCCTGCGAATTTGAAGATGACTCGGAAACAATGTATTCAGAAGTTTCAGATGTCAGTTCATCTTTAGGAGGGGTCGCAAGTTTAGAGCGCCGCTGGAGAGAAACTCAGAACCAACAATCTGAATTTGCAGATATTAATGTGAAGAGTACTCAGCGCATCCTGGAAGCTTGTTCAAAACTTGGGGAAGATCTTCTGAGAATGTTCCTCGAAGAAATTGATACTGATATCACAATTGAAGTAGAAGGCAAGAATATTAAGGCTCATAG ATGCATTTTGTCTGTTAGATGCCAATACTTTTCAAATCTTCTGAAGtccaatgaaattttaaaagataatagtAGTATCAAGCTTGAAgg cttcAGCTATCTGTCTGTTCATTTTGCTCTTTGCCATATCTACAGTGGAGCCATGAACATACCAAAAGATTGTGATATTACTGAACTTACTCATCTGGCAGATATGCTGTATTTGAAATCCCTGAGAGATGTTATtgtctttcatttaaaaatgcattattgcCACTTTTTCCACAGG cCGTGTTTGCAATGTTCTCAAGGTGTTGTGGAATGTCTACCATTAGTTTCTGCTTGTGGCTTAAATGAACTAAGAGATAAGTGCATCTATTGGTTAGGAAAGAACTTCACACGTACTTGGACAAACAAATCTTTCGCTTCTCTTCCTGAGGAATTACGTGATCTTTGCTATGAAGTCACTGTCTTGAATTTG ACTATTGAAACTGTGATTGACATGACATTAAACTGTGACCGATTGATAAATACTTTGCCCCAGCTGAAATGGACAGAACCTATATTTGGAATGATCACTAAACTTCTCCAAGATTGTATTCATTTTATGGccaaaaattttaaccaaattttaaaatcggaAGGATTCTTAGCTTTGGGAAAA GGTTTGAGTTGGAATGTAACTGCTTTAGAAGAAGACATAATTTCTGCCATTGAATTGACTGCTCCAGATATGACATGCAAATCATTTGATACTGTCAATCAGTTGATACAGCTGGCTGAATCAATTGAAAACATAGATTCTGGAATGTTTACACAG AATTTTGTGGATTTGTTACACAAGATAAGTCGCCATTGTGAGAGGTACCTcattcaaaatgcaaacaaagtGGTTCATTGCCAAAGTTGGGCATATCTTGCTCCTCATGTTCAGAAAAGGATTAGGGATG ctGCAGTTATagtatttgaatttgaaaaaccaACTGCTCCTCCTCCCCGTCTGTCCAGCTTACAAagg AAACTGAAAAAACAGAATGAAACAGAGGAACCCATTTGCATTGAAAGATCCACCTATCCTAAAAAAGGCAAATCTCCGAACAGGAAACAGCAGCaagaaatttctccaaaaaataaCCCGCAATGCAATCCTGAAGTACCTGAAAGGAACGTGTTACGCCGAGATTCAGATTGCATTTTGAAGAAGATTGTTTCTCCCATCAAAGAAGAAGTCAATTACAATTCCATAGATAATTCTAGCCACGATCTTTCTTACGACATACCCCCTTGTGTCCCTCACCAATcacaattaagaaataatttattgaacagAGTGTACCTTGATGCTCACGAAGAGGATAGTTTGAGAGATTTGCAAGACTTGCCCCAGGATCAAACTCAGTCCAACCATTATGAACCTGAATCTGAGTCTCAAATGATTAGCAGCATTGCTTCCTTGGAATTGGATGATAGCAAAAGTCCAGCTCATTGCAGTGACAATCCAGATAGCCTGGAGGCAAATGAAGAGATATCAACTGACA atGGTTCTAGTCAAGAAAAGGGAGCAAATGAAAAACCGGAAGTAGTAAATAAGAACTCAATTGAGTCTGTGAAGAAGGGGAAAACAGAGATACCAGTGAAAGCAAACAGTCCACCTCCTTCAATACCTCAACCCACACTGATAATTCAGACGAAAGAGCAAAAATCCAACTCCAAAATTCCTAATCAAGAAGAAAAGGTTATCAGAGAAAAATCTCCAGTCAAAAGGTCTTTGGTTCCAACTTTAAAGACTTATACTTCAGAAGAAAAACTACCTTTAACATCAGATTTGAAAGGAAAAGACCTTGTTGCTGAAATTGATGCTGATTCACGAATGGTTAGTCACTGTTTGCAAGAAGCGGAAATGCTTGAACAGCAATTGTCTCGTAAACTGCAACGTCAACATCAAGATGGATCAACTACTGGTTCCCTGTACTTGAACAGTCCAGCTAGGATTCAGATGCCATCTGATCACAAGACAGCTAAAACTTATGGTTCTCGATTGCAAAAGGCTTCTTCTACTagtcaaattaaaaatcttgtcACGGGCTCTTCCAGGGGACGAAGTCCTGGCCGGACTATCAAAAGTAATGCATCTAGTCCATCTGTAGGTCATCCCCCTAAACTTGTGAAGTGCTCTGAATCAGTAAAGGACAAAATGCCCGTTAGGAAGTCATCAGTATCTCCAAAAAATACAGGATTGCCAAACAGCTCTTATCGGCCTGGTGAAGCCGTTTCTAAACAAGGCCCAATAAGTGTTCATTTAGCATCAAAAAGAATGCCAACTAGAGTTAACCGgtcaaaaattataactgtGACCAATGCTCGGACTTCTGCTAgtggttcaaaataa